A genome region from Dolichospermum compactum NIES-806 includes the following:
- a CDS encoding class I SAM-dependent DNA methyltransferase: protein MPLSWNEIKSRAIAFSQEWEHETSEDAEAKSFWDRFFHVFGISRRRVATFEQSVKKADNKQGFIDLLWKGVILVEHKSRGKSLDKAMQQAKDYFPGLKEHELPKYILVSDFQKFKLYDLDTNITTEFELKDFINQVHLFGFMAGYEKRTYKDEDPVNIQAAELMGKLHDKLEAVGYRGHDLEVYLVRLLFCLFADDTGIFDKGIFWEYIDLHTKSDGSDLAMHIASIFHTLNTPPEKRLTNLDTNLAQFPYVNGNLFAEVLQPAAFDSKMREMFLEACGFDWGKISPAIFGSMFQAVMNPKERRNLGAHYTSEKNIQKLIKPLFLDDLHLELEKVKSNRGKLQELHQKIANLYFLDPACGCGNFLIITYRELRELEIKILQALNKNGQQFINIQDIIKVNVDQFAGIEYDEFAVRVAEVAMWLIDHQMNIQVSHEFGQYFFRVPLTKSAKIVHGNSLRIDWETVVEKESLSFILGNPPFVGKQLQNAEQKADMQYVCNSIKNSGVLDYVSAWYIKAAQLIQNTNIRCAFVSTNSISQGEQVGIIWQELYNNYKIKIHFAHRTFSWSNEAKGNAAVHCVIIGFGLEDIESKRVFDYLDIKGEPTERKVKNINPYLAPGNDLVILKITKPIFSVPEMIYGSKPTDGGNLLMTEEEKIEYVIQEPSGEKFIKPFISADEFLNGKKRWCFWLKDIQPNELKKLPLLSDRVSKVKKMRLSSTKQSTVKWADFPTLFTENRQPDSDYIIIPLHSSENRKYIPIGLFNKDNIVANSCSCIPNATVYLFGILTSEMHITWVKYVCGRLESRFRYSNTIVYNNYPFPENVNDKQKQKVEIAAQTVLDTRAKYPDSSLADLYDPLTMPPDLVKAHQILDKAVDLCYRPQPFVNELNRIEFLFNLYEALNAPLLKPEKKKRAKKLINC, encoded by the coding sequence ATGCCTTTAAGTTGGAACGAAATCAAAAGTCGAGCGATCGCATTTTCTCAAGAATGGGAACATGAAACCTCAGAAGATGCCGAAGCTAAATCATTTTGGGATCGTTTTTTTCATGTTTTTGGTATTTCTCGGCGACGGGTGGCGACATTTGAACAATCTGTAAAAAAAGCCGATAATAAACAAGGTTTTATTGATTTACTCTGGAAAGGTGTAATTTTAGTAGAACATAAATCTAGGGGAAAAAGTCTAGATAAAGCTATGCAGCAAGCTAAAGATTATTTCCCTGGTTTAAAAGAACATGAATTACCAAAATATATTTTAGTTTCTGATTTCCAAAAGTTTAAACTCTACGACTTAGATACTAATATTACCACAGAATTTGAACTAAAAGATTTTATTAATCAGGTTCATTTATTCGGTTTTATGGCTGGTTATGAAAAACGCACCTATAAAGATGAAGATCCGGTCAATATACAAGCTGCTGAATTAATGGGGAAACTACATGATAAACTAGAAGCAGTTGGTTATCGAGGTCATGATTTAGAAGTCTATTTAGTCCGGTTACTCTTCTGTTTATTTGCTGATGATACAGGCATTTTTGATAAAGGTATTTTTTGGGAATATATTGATTTACATACTAAATCAGATGGTAGTGATTTAGCAATGCACATTGCTTCTATTTTTCATACATTAAATACACCACCGGAAAAAAGATTAACAAATTTAGATACTAATTTGGCTCAGTTTCCCTATGTGAATGGTAACTTATTTGCAGAGGTTTTACAACCGGCTGCTTTTGATAGCAAAATGCGGGAAATGTTTTTAGAAGCTTGTGGTTTTGACTGGGGTAAAATCTCACCGGCTATTTTTGGTTCGATGTTTCAAGCGGTCATGAATCCCAAGGAAAGACGAAATTTAGGCGCTCATTATACCTCGGAAAAAAATATTCAAAAGTTGATTAAACCTCTATTTTTAGATGATTTACATTTAGAGTTGGAAAAGGTCAAAAGTAATCGGGGTAAACTCCAAGAATTACATCAAAAAATCGCTAATCTTTATTTTCTTGATCCTGCTTGTGGTTGCGGTAATTTCTTAATTATCACTTATCGGGAATTGCGAGAGCTAGAGATTAAAATTTTGCAAGCATTGAATAAAAATGGACAGCAATTTATTAATATTCAAGATATTATTAAGGTTAATGTAGATCAATTTGCGGGTATTGAATATGATGAATTTGCGGTGCGTGTTGCTGAGGTGGCAATGTGGTTAATTGACCATCAAATGAATATTCAGGTTAGTCATGAATTTGGTCAATATTTTTTCAGAGTTCCTTTAACTAAATCTGCAAAAATTGTTCATGGTAATTCATTAAGAATTGATTGGGAAACCGTTGTAGAGAAGGAAAGCTTGAGTTTCATCTTAGGAAATCCCCCATTTGTTGGTAAACAGCTACAAAATGCAGAACAGAAAGCAGATATGCAATATGTTTGTAATAGTATAAAAAATTCAGGTGTTTTAGATTATGTAAGTGCTTGGTATATCAAAGCTGCTCAGTTGATACAAAATACAAATATTCGTTGTGCTTTTGTGAGTACAAATTCTATATCACAAGGTGAACAAGTTGGGATTATTTGGCAAGAGCTGTATAACAATTACAAAATAAAAATACATTTTGCACATCGTACTTTTAGTTGGAGTAATGAAGCTAAAGGTAATGCTGCTGTACATTGTGTAATTATTGGTTTTGGTTTAGAGGATATTGAAAGCAAGAGAGTTTTTGATTATTTAGATATTAAGGGTGAACCAACAGAGAGGAAAGTTAAAAATATTAATCCGTATTTAGCACCAGGAAATGATTTAGTTATCTTGAAGATAACTAAGCCTATTTTTAGTGTACCTGAAATGATCTATGGTAGTAAACCTACAGATGGAGGAAACCTGTTAATGACTGAGGAAGAAAAGATAGAATATGTCATTCAAGAACCATCTGGAGAAAAATTTATTAAACCATTTATTTCTGCTGATGAATTTCTTAATGGTAAAAAACGTTGGTGTTTTTGGCTTAAAGATATTCAACCTAATGAATTAAAAAAATTGCCATTATTATCCGATAGAGTCAGTAAAGTTAAAAAAATGAGATTATCAAGTACAAAACAATCAACGGTAAAATGGGCAGATTTTCCTACCTTGTTTACTGAAAATAGACAACCTGATAGTGATTATATAATTATTCCTCTACACTCATCTGAAAATAGAAAGTATATTCCCATCGGTCTATTTAACAAAGATAATATTGTTGCGAATAGTTGTAGTTGTATCCCTAATGCTACTGTCTATTTATTTGGTATTCTCACTTCAGAAATGCATATTACATGGGTAAAATATGTATGTGGAAGATTAGAAAGTCGTTTTCGTTATTCCAATACCATTGTTTATAATAACTATCCCTTTCCTGAAAACGTAAATGATAAGCAAAAACAGAAAGTAGAAATAGCCGCGCAAACAGTTTTAGACACAAGAGCAAAATATCCAGATAGTAGTTTAGCCGATTTGTATGATCCCCTAACTATGCCACCGGACTTAGTAAAGGCACATCAAATATTAGATAAAGCTGTAGATTTATGTTATCGTCCCCAACCATTTGTAAATGAATTGAATAGGATTGAGTTTTTGTTTAATTTATATGAAGCTTTAAATGCTCCCTTACTCAAACCAGAGAAAAAGAAAAGAGCAAAAAAACTAATTAATTGTTAG